The following are from one region of the bacterium genome:
- a CDS encoding DUF3570 domain-containing protein produces the protein MPKHDVPLVLIALALAASSDFVRADDVKVLGRVFADDSKNVIVTGTLKYENEFGDRWKLGFKGTVDGISSATPTSHEVDGVSSATRRSSNSGTVRGLSDNSLEEKIDRLGGFVGGYSSNPGAGYDTTPEFRDKRRVELSGFGRKEIDETALETGYVYSDETNYRSHTLYGTVEQAFALRNTIVSGTYYHNFDTVDASDEAIAQTYDYPKGKNVDGANLGLTQVLSRRTLAQIVLGGSWQRGALSDTERDVILRHPDNRWSLTPEWLPERRDRYAISGRVLQSLFRPASLELGYRYYTDSWGITSNTEHAALRVRPLPWLLFGLRGRLYAQTASDYSAFVITADDKFYSAAPVLQEFRSYLAGAHIGLIGTDMPSAGAEISGGLRLDWYTQTERDGVPDGYHAIIGGANLMARWM, from the coding sequence ATGCCCAAACACGATGTTCCCCTGGTTCTGATCGCGCTCGCGCTCGCGGCATCCTCCGATTTTGTCCGCGCCGACGACGTCAAGGTTCTCGGCCGTGTTTTCGCCGACGACTCGAAGAACGTCATCGTGACCGGCACGCTGAAATACGAGAATGAGTTTGGCGACCGTTGGAAGCTTGGATTCAAGGGTACGGTTGACGGCATCTCGTCGGCGACGCCGACATCGCACGAGGTCGACGGCGTTTCCTCCGCGACCCGGCGAAGCAGCAATTCGGGAACGGTGCGCGGGCTCTCGGATAATTCGCTCGAGGAAAAGATCGACCGGCTGGGCGGCTTTGTCGGCGGCTACTCATCGAATCCGGGCGCCGGCTACGACACGACGCCCGAGTTTCGGGACAAACGGCGCGTCGAGCTGTCGGGCTTCGGACGCAAGGAGATCGATGAGACGGCGCTCGAGACGGGATACGTGTATTCGGACGAAACGAACTACCGGTCGCACACGCTTTACGGCACCGTCGAGCAGGCGTTCGCGCTGCGCAATACGATCGTCTCGGGGACGTATTACCACAACTTCGACACGGTGGACGCGAGCGACGAAGCGATCGCGCAAACCTACGACTATCCCAAGGGCAAGAATGTGGACGGGGCCAATCTGGGGCTGACGCAGGTGCTCTCGCGCCGAACGCTCGCGCAGATCGTGCTTGGCGGCTCGTGGCAGCGGGGCGCGCTTTCGGATACCGAGCGCGACGTGATCCTGCGGCATCCCGACAACCGCTGGTCGCTGACGCCGGAGTGGTTGCCGGAGCGCCGAGACCGCTATGCGATTTCCGGGCGCGTGCTGCAAAGCCTGTTTCGGCCGGCGAGCCTGGAATTGGGATATCGGTATTACACCGATTCCTGGGGCATCACGTCGAACACGGAACACGCCGCGCTGCGCGTGCGCCCCCTGCCCTGGCTGCTTTTCGGCCTTCGCGGCCGGCTCTACGCCCAGACCGCGTCGGACTACAGCGCGTTCGTCATCACCGCGGACGACAAATTTTACAGCGCCGCGCCGGTATTGCAGGAATTTCGGTCGTACCTCGCGGGCGCGCACATCGGACTCATCGGCACGGATATGCCGTCGGCCGGCGCGGAAATTTCGGGCGGCCTGCGTCTGGATTGGTACACGCAAACCGAACGCGACGGCGTGCCGGACGGCTACCACGCGATCATCGGCGGCGCGAATCTGAT
- a CDS encoding DUF4266 domain-containing protein, with product MKTIVKASVVIAFVILAVLSVHGCALVQPYEREWLADPLMQFDYDDLDAAYLAKMLETREGSAGGQGGASGGCGCK from the coding sequence ATGAAAACTATCGTGAAGGCGAGCGTGGTCATCGCGTTTGTCATTCTCGCGGTCCTTTCGGTGCACGGTTGCGCCCTCGTGCAGCCTTACGAGCGCGAATGGCTCGCCGATCCTCTCATGCAATTCGATTATGACGACCTGGACGCCGCGTATCTGGCGAAGATGCTCGAGACGCGCGAAGGCTCCGCGGGCGGCCAGGGCGGCGCGTCCGGCGGGTGCGGCTGCAAGTAG